Sequence from the Ictalurus furcatus strain D&B chromosome 29, Billie_1.0, whole genome shotgun sequence genome:
aagcccttaaccctctctgctccagtggtGCTGTATCGTGGCTGACCCATATTTTTGATTAACTTCATTCTTTCATGGGTGCTGATTATCTACACTTAAAGCAACACTTCCAGTATGACACTGTTAAAGGAATCCATCCCTAACTTAATACAACACATTACAACATAATAAACCAGCCCCTCtatataaatgcatataaaaatACAGTCGGTTTTACAGTGTTAGCGAAAAATCCTAGAATTTGCAATATTGAGTGAAGAGTTCTAACCTGCTGTCCTTGCCATTGGGTATGGCAGACGACCGGTCAGCTGAGCGCTCACACACGTATGTATTTCTGCGTGCCATGCCTCCATTAGTCTGCAAAAAAATGTCAGAACGGTGAGAGTGAGTGCAAGAGAGCACAGATACTAGAGTGGACTGTCGATTTTCTTTAATGCTCCGTTCAAGTCAAAATGccctaattaaaatgtttaataaagatAAATCTCTGCTTATGATATTTTAACATGCAACATTATGTGCTTAGCATAAACATGAacaatcattttaatattatagCAATTAATGCTGTTTCTGTTAATAACAAGCATTTATGTACAAATAAAGGAAAAGGGAGATTTCAATCAAATGGCCATGCAGTACTTATTTATTCAGGTCaatattacagttacaaataaaatatttacagatttttatacttttttttttaactgttgaaGACCTTTTTTGGTGATTTATGAACAATAACAGTAATTACGGGAAAACGTATTtaagagaaaatatatttaacgtCTTCAGCAGTAAAACCAGTacaaaatctgtaaatattttatttgtaatactgAACTTGTTCTGTATACTGGATATTGACCTGCATAAATATCTACTGCAAggctgaaaatgaataaatattctgTACATTTCCCCATCATTGCTGTTTTCCACCAAATAATGAACAGTAAGTACTGACTGGCCATTTTGGTCTCTTTCTTTTTGCACAGTAATGTGCACTGTATACTGGACATCTACTGACACTTGTACAATGCATGTACGGAGACCAGAGGAAAGAGACTGAGTGCAAGTTCTCACTCCAGATGAAGTAACAGATTTTTTCCTCTCCAAGGCGGCCAGAGGAGATGCTGGTACATCTCCCTTTGAGTTGGAGCTCAGCAGCTTGCGCGAGTTCTCACACTCCTCCTTCTGTTCACTCTCTAGACAGCTGCGCTTAGTGTACGACACTACAGGCGGGACTGAGGGACCCACTGAAggtacacacacaacacacacacacacacacacacacaaatcaggtCGTGGTAaataatactactgctactactactaataataatcattatttatttatttgttaacgTACTTAGACTTATGTAATGAAATGTGTTATTTACTATTTTACAATCTACTGTATGTAGTACGTATACAAATATCAATTAATCAAACTggatataaatgataaaatatattaaagtcatgctggaacatagTAAAGCCATTCACTCATCATGCTGTAGGATTCAGTACAGATACTAGGCAGTCCATGTGAGAGAGCACAGGGCACTAAGCATGCTGTACTGACACGCAGAGGAAAGCGAGAGCTTTCTTGCTTTAATTGGTGTTATATCATCCTCACCGTGATCACTAAATCGCCGCGGCTGCTTCTGATTGGCCGATACACTGCGCTGGACCTTGGAGTGTGAAGGGGATTGGCTAGTGCTGGTATTGATGTCACTGGTAGGGCGGGGCCTGGGACTCAGATTGCTGATGGACGCAGACTCAATGCCTTcaatctttataaaaaaaattataataaaaaaaaggcttctgtTCAGATAGAATATATTACAGTTCATTATCttttgaaatataatataaaatggacaaaaagacACTAAGACATAAGCTGGAATACTGATGTCTCTGATGTCAGCTGAGCGGAATGACTCACTACAAGAGCACATAGTCTAGCATCTTGTAAATCTATATGCTGTGTGATCCATGTATCCAATGCATGTATTTTGCTTCTGTTCTAGCACTGGTTTAGTTTGATTCTATAGTATATAGTGTTAAACAGTGTATTACCTTTGGTAAACATTTGCTCAAAATAGAGCAAAAAAATTTCCATATGGCCAGTCTAATAAATGTTCTAATTAGGGTTGCCAAATGAATTTAAAAcctatgtttttaattaaattcgtCTTGGGAGGTGTACCGCTTAACCTACACAGGCTCaaggagagcctggagcctatcccagggaattcgggccacaaggctggggacaccctggacagggtgccaacccactgcagggcacaatcccacacccattcacacactacggacaatttgggaatgcccaTCGGCCTACAATGCAGGTCTTTGGAttggtggaggaaactggagtacccagaggaaacccctagAGCATGGGTAGAACATGCAACCTCCACACAcccagggtggaggcgggattcggaCCCCGGCACCTAGGCTAtagtgattaaaaaataaatcaatcaaataaatggaaaattgGAATTAATCAAAGATGTCTTAAGTAGGAGACtaggctgtttttgttttttaaatattgtctaTTATTTTGAAGGAATGACCCTTATATTTGGAGTTgcagtccatctgtccatccatacCCTTCTTCCATGTATTTATCTACCAGTCTACACATTAAAAGGATGACTCCTCAGTTAAAAAACCTTCACCCCGCCGCACAGGCGTCTGTACAGGGTAGCTTTGGCTCTCCAAGGATTAACTTAGTGGGAAAAATCAATAACACATTTCAGCACACCTCACTACTGTACTGTATCAGTGCCGTGAGCATGATGGACAGCACAAACACAACCTGTCTATTATCACAGCTTTCTGTAAGTATGATGGCTGTGTTATAGAAAATACTCTTAAACGCTGATCTTATTAAAACTAGCAATATAGGACAAAGTTCTTGGTGTGCATTGTCTATTACTGCATTACAGAAATCAGCTTTTTTGCCCTTTGTGTCAATGAATAATTCCTCTGTATTTATTGTAACACTGTGAAACTCTTATCAGTGCTGTAATACACATACTGAGCTCCTTCCCCTTCTGTGTGCTAACCTCTGGAGGTTTTCTTCCCAGTAAGAGATAAGTAGCCATGACTTCATCGTATTTCTTTCCCTTGAGAGCCTCTGTGATTTCATCCTTTGGGAATCCCATAGTCACCATCAACTCTGAGGAATACAGACAGCAGAGATGTGCTCGCTATCATCTATCTCTATACAAAATCATGATGAAAGGACCAATTAGGAAGCTAAAATACTAATACAGGGAATGATGAAAGCAAAGAGTTTGAATAATAAAGCTACGTAATGCCTACAAGATTGTTATTTACTATAATTATGGTCATATATGAAGTATTCCCAGGGAAACACAACAATTCATCTCATGCCATGTGAACAGATGATTATCATGGATCACCAGAAGATggcataaacacaccatacacattcacgactaaaaataaaagaaatgcttCTGAAATCAGAGAATCTGCCAGGACTGTAATTCAATATGTATGTAATTCAATAATAATTGAGGTTTTATGAAATCCATGTGAACTCTGTAATTCAATAATCATGCAACTACAGAAATATTAATGCACCTAGAGTTTCTTGCGTAACTGAAGTAGCACTTATTAAatgggccttttttttttttttttttaaatgtgcagcTTATTTCCTTTGTGCTTTTGATTGGTTTATTCCAAACCACAGTGTTTAACAgaattcagtattcagtaatATGTGGTTTGGGAGCGTGTACACAAATAATGAAATCAGAAATAAGCGTGTCATAAGTTCTATTACATTATACCTACATAAATCCCTGACAGAAGCacagtaaatataattaatGCTTTATTACATTAGCTGATGATTTGAATGTTAAATTTGCAAACATTTTTCTACTTCcagattttccttcttttttttaaaaaaaaaccaaaaacctgATCCATTATAATTGCAGCGGTACTTTCTTTGTCAAGCTGTACATGTACTCTGAAGCAGTGATGATGAATGACGCTAGTGCATGATACTGACACACTTCTAATGCATGATTTATCTTGCTGCACTACTTCTGCACTTGTAACTCACCTTCTGTTGTTGTGGATGGTCTCATGGATACGCCATGTGAGATTTGCACTTCCCTGAAACAGTGTATGCCCCAGACTCACCCTTGTTTCAGTGGATCATCTGACCTTGACACTTCAgattcattagggatctaaatctacatctggatttctttaAATCTGCTTTGTTACCACGTTTAAAGACCTATTCAATAAAATGCAATTTAATTGAAAACTAACAGTTTTCTAGCCACTGAATCTATGAGGTGTCAACACTTGAAAATCATGACTATCAAAGAATTTTAAGAATGGATTCTAGCATATAGAATATTTCTTAACATATTGCGAGATGATCTAATACACAGGCTGTCAActctggtcctggagtaccctgTCCCACATATTTCAGTGTTCTTCTTCCTCCCAACAAACCTGATTCAGTTAGTCAGCTGTTTAACAATTGAAGTTAGAGCAGGGAAAGCCCTAAAATGTGCTGGAGTACTGTGTTCATGTAATAACAGTAGCATATGAATTTGGGACAGAgtaatcaggaaaaaaaaaaatctgtctataTCATTGTACTGACATGCTGATTAATCTGTAGTGTTTGAGTGTTGTAGGAGGCATTTACCGATCCTTTTACTGTCACTGAAATCATATTCTGGTTCATTATAAGGCTGCAGCTCCTCGTCGTCATGGCCCACATTCATCCATTTATCCTTCATGatttgctaaaataaataaataaaatcagaccaacaacaaacagtaaacaaataGTTATGAGAAtgcattaaaaaagaaacaaagaaaaacgggAATGTTACCTCTAAACTTCCCCGCTTGATGGGGTTCAACACTAATAGCCTTTTAAGCAAGTTCTCACAGTCTGTGGACATGTAGAAAGGGATACGGTACTTTCCTCtcaatactctctctctcagctcctaATAGACAACAGACAAGCCCAAAATAATGTAAAGAACTCAAGAACATATgcacacataataataataataggcacCCAAGCACCCAGAGTCTGTGAGCTTCACATTCACAGATGCACTACAATTGTTGTATAAGCattcacaggaaagcagagcaataACTACAGGCAAAGAATCAATTTAGTAGCTTCATGTATTTTGCCAGACTGTTATGGGAGAACGGTTTTGAATATCAGAGTTTCTTTGATAACATTTGTTTAGATAGGTCTCAAGACGATATATGATAGCTGTGTAATTATGTCACTGTCTCTGATACAGTTATAGCAAAATATAAAGGAAACCTTAAGGTTTTGGCCATCGAAAGGTAACGATCCACTGACGAGTGTGTACAGGATCACACCAAGACTCCAGACGTCTACTTCAGGGCCGTCATATTTTTTGCCCTGGAAGAGTTCAGGGGCAGCGTACGGAGGACTGCCGCAGAACGTGTCCAACTTGTTTCCCACCATGAACTCGTTACTGAAGCCGAAGTCGGCAATCTTGATATTCATGTCGGCGTCCAGCAATAAGTTTTCAGCCTTGAGTTTGGAACAAAGAGGTGATAGTTATGAATTCAAAGTTAGCAGCTGTTGCATTACTAGTAGTGGTAGAATTCTAATAAAGAACATCAGACCTGTCTTAATTACGAGTGGCTTAACTTTCAGTTAGTGTGCATTTAAATGCTCATTTTCTACAACTAATACTTACCTTAAGATCTCTATGGACTATTCTCTTTTGATGGCAGTACTGCACTGCAGATACGATCTGAAACACACCAGTAACATGCATGTAGCATCGAAAAGGACATCCAAGGTATAATGttgctgaatgaaaaaaaattaaaaatgtaaataatgataataataataataataataataataataataataataaacatgctgTCATAACCCAATATGACATCATATCAGGGTATATCAGGGTATCTGTTTATATGGGCCTAAGTTCAGTGTGAGATAacttaaaataaagtgttagtTTATCACAGTCACAAACTCTCGCTCTCATGCAACCTGTGTGTTACTATCCAGGTTATCATTATCAGCCAGTAGTTATTAGCcgttataccacagtgctgttgaattctcaatttggattggtcagaaagtggtGATTacttttctagaacagcagctctgacagtaattcaAGTCACAAGTTTTTATTCATGCTGATGAGGCAACTACTATTCACTGCTgttataagtgataacagaaactaacttgttccatggacattccacaacattaaaagtaagtataaacagataaaaattaTGACATCTTTctgtaaaaaatacaaaaaaatgttgGTGTTGGTAAAATGCTGtgttgtaagaggaataaaataccaCATCACAAAACACCACCAATGTTTATTATCCTATAACAGTCTGTAgactcatgttttattcctgacaCACTGATTTTATGATGTACTTGACAAGAATTCCAGCTTTTACAAGAAATTACAATACTACAGAATGTGTGTCATGTGCTTAGCAGTGCATTATTGTCTCTGTGCATTACACCAACTTCATTAAGAAttgcaaaacaaaccaaaaaaagtttGGCATAGAATTTACTAAGATGTCATTGTATGTTCCTTAAAATTTTAGCGCCCCAAACTCAGTACGTCTTTCTGTGCCCTTTCTCGCAGCTTCATGCTTTGACACTAAATGGCAGTGCCAGTGTAGGATGAAGGTAAGGCACTGGTTTATTAGTATGCAAAACCTAAAGCAGGGTGAACTGCTTTGAAAAGATTAGATCAGCTACTGGTCTGCACCAGCACTGCAGATGTACAGCATGAGAATGAGGGAGgctgcaagcacacacacacacagacacacagacacacacagacacacagacacacacagacacacacagacacacacagacacacacagacacacagacacacagacacacagacacacagacacacacagacacacacagacacacacagacacacacagacacacagacacacacagacacacagacacacagacacacacacacacacacacacacacacacacacacacacacacacaccccagcccTCTGATTCACCAGCCTTGTTGAAGCAAATCAGACCAAAATACGCAAAGCATCGCTGGTGACTCAGGTTTCCTCTGATTCATGATATACACAGCTGTCACAAAACGGCAACAAAAGAAACTAACACGGTATTAATAAAGCTCGGCTAAAGACAAATAACAACAATTATATCACTAGTTTATATCACTATTTTAGTGCACATCCACACTAGGACCACTACATGATCACATGCTGGACAGAGAATGAGTGAGAAGAGTGGGTTCATGGGATTGATGGGGTTAAGTGAAATTAATGGTTGCTTGGTTGTAGCTTACCTGACGAAACTTTGCCCTggcttctttctctttcatcctGCCATGAGCCACCAAATAATCAAACACCTCACCTGTAATGAAGAAGCAGAGGGCTGTCAGGTTCAGTATAATGATGTCTCCACTAATTAAGTGTGTTTAGTGTCAGCAGCAGCGCACAGTCCTACCAGTTTGGGAGAACAAAATCTgcaaattattttccaattcAATTAAGTTTGCTGCATCATCTTCTCCAATTAACAGTCTTCTTTACTTTGCATTGATCCAAATCagttaggttagggttaaggATATTGCTCAAGGATACAATTGTGGCTGTGCTGGGTTTTGAATCAGTAACCCAACGCCTCAACCTCTGAGCCATCATACCCCTTTACTTTCTGAGAAACCTTCAAACTTTACAAGCAGTGCTATGATACAATCCATGTTCAGATAAGTAAGtcatgtctgattttttttaggtATAGCTGATTTGAGCAGACCACATTCGAGCCACATTAGAATTTGGGttcaaataacattaaaaatcacAGTATGAGACATGCAACTCATCAAATTAGAtttcgtgtgttttttttcaccatttaaCAAGCACAGTTCTTGAAAAAACACAGATGAAAGCCAGCACAAAGTCAGGATTTTATTGGGTCAGTCTCATGGAACCTGTCCCAATTTCCAGTCCGGTCACTTTCAACGTACGTTGCCTCAAGATAATCAAACCTTtttgaaaacaacacaaaaactaTTTTTGGATTGTTCTTTAAAACATGATCAAGATACATACACTACCAGTAGCACTACCatttgcacacactcattctttatttattatttttaccccacattttagaataataataaagtcatcaaaactcttgtagaacacaaatggaactatgggaattatgttgtgataaaaaaaaaaaatcctaaataaatctaaataatttagtatttgaGCATCTTCAaagccctttttgcctagaatttccagaaatgtattcttggcattttctcacccgatttcttatggaatttccctgagatgcattttaaacagtattaaagagttcacacctacagtggacacttattggctgcttttcggaatatttcgctccgagtcgtccgtttaaaaaaaaaaattgtaaataaaatgttagttttctaatgagaGAAATGAATACATCGGCACGATTATTTTTTtgctacaacaccgatttcaaacatttaatcatacaccttcagatcaaaaggcttttaagatcattagaaacatttcagtcaagtgtccccaaacttttgaccggtagtgtatataacAAGTGTCTTAAGCTTGGATTATACTTGCATTATACAgaatatacactacacatatgTGCATGCAAGGTCACTCCCGCATGCATCCTGTGGTCCTTCGGAGCGGTATTTATCCACTTCCTCAGGAATTAGCTTTACGTGTCCATCTGGTGCAATACCAACATAAATCAGGGGCAATTATAGCAACATGTTAAACTGTGCCAGTCTGGCCATTgtcttctgacctctctcatcaacaag
This genomic interval carries:
- the LOC128604022 gene encoding serine/threonine-protein kinase MARK1-like translates to MKILNHPNIVKLFEVIETEKTLYLIMEYASGGEVFDYLVAHGRMKEKEARAKFRQIVSAVQYCHQKRIVHRDLKAENLLLDADMNIKIADFGFSNEFMVGNKLDTFCGSPPYAAPELFQGKKYDGPEVDVWSLGVILYTLVSGSLPFDGQNLKELRERVLRGKYRIPFYMSTDCENLLKRLLVLNPIKRGSLEQIMKDKWMNVGHDDEELQPYNEPEYDFSDSKRIELMVTMGFPKDEITEALKGKKYDEVMATYLLLGRKPPEIEGIESASISNLSPRPRPTSDINTSTSQSPSHSKVQRSVSANQKQPRRFSDHVGPSVPPVVSYTKRSCLESEQKEECENSRKLLSSNSKGDVPASPLAALERKKSVTSSGTNGGMARRNTYVCERSADRSSAIPNGKDSSLTEVSGSTMSASGATSALMSTRQRYLKSVSSTGASSKTTLPPIEDNSEYKGSPSARPPSASPSDHSISTPERTHFPRGTSSRSTFHGAQLHERRSATYNGPPASPTLCHDTGALAPARRGTSTGIISKLTSKFARRVPSEGEASGKSESPRSTLGESKDETRDSKPRSLRFTWSMKTTSSMEPGDMMREIRKALDDNGCDYEQRERFLLFCVHGDARHDNLVQWEMEVCKLPRLSLNGVRFKRISGTSIAFKNIACKIADELKL